A region of the Arthrobacter sp. FW306-07-I genome:
AGCCAGACGCGGGGATCCCTGACCAGGTCGAAGACCTGCGGCAGCGGGGCGTCGATGGTGACGGAGCCGGACCATGTCAGGTTCTGCGTAAACTTCGCTTCGCTTTCGGGTGACGCCTTCATCCCGGCCTCCACCAGGCTCTTGACGTTGGCAACCATGCCTTGGATATCCGTTTCCGCCCACCGTGCGAACAGGGCCTGAGCGGGTACCCGGACCAGGGGTGCGGGGATGTCCAGGGTTTCCTCGACGGTCAACTCGGTCCCGGCCTCCACCGGCTCCAGCGTGAAGGTGAGCGTGGGCCCTACCGATGTGCCGGAAACAATGCGCTTGTTGGGAACCACTTCCCGGTACTGGTGGGTCACGTGCATGGGAATGCCCCATGTCTTGGCGACCAGCGCGCGGAGGTGCCTTCGCCCCCGGGTTTGAGGTCCAGTTGGGTGACGTCGCTGTCCCCGGGGAAAGCCTTCATCCAGTTCGTAGGGTCACTGAGAAATGAGAACACCCTGTCCACCGGGGCGTTGATCCTGGTGCTCCGAATAACGTTCCTGGTCATGTCCTGTCTCCTTATCCGGCAGGAGCCTGGGTCCTGCCCTGCCTTCCAGTCCAGTCCCGGGGGCAGGTGCGGAAAAAGAGGAGAAGGTCCTTGCGCGGGTAATGCCACCCGGTAGCAGGATCACGCGGAATGGCGTCACGGCAGGACCTTGCGCCCCCTGGGCTCCTTGGGCTCTTTTGGCGGCAGGGACGCGACGTAGGCCAGTGCCTTCTCAGCCCATGCCCGCGCCCGGGTCTCGTCGCCGTCGCCCTCTTCATTCCACACTTCCGGCAGCCCGGTGTACCCGCCCATCGGCCGGTCCGCAGGGCCGAACGGCACGGTCCGCTCAGAGGACTCCAGCAGCTCCTTGTCCTCCCGGGAGAGCTTGACCCCGATGGTGGCGCCGAACAGCCCGGCGAACATGTTGCCGTTGACGAACGCCCCCAGGTTGCCGAACATCGGCTTCACCACCACGCCCGGGTGGTCGGGGACCACGCGCCGGAACCGCTCTTTCTCTTCCTCTGTTGCCTTGGGCATTTCCATGGCTTCACCTTCCGGTGGCAGGGGTCTGTTCCGCAGGATCTCGATGCAGGATATGCCTGTTTGCCGGCGGGGGATAGGGTCGGCCGGTGCCAGGGCGCAGTCGGTAATTGATCGGCCTTTGAGCAGGTCAAACTTCCCCAGCGAGTGCTATACCTGACCGTAGGCAACTAAATCTTTTGGCTGCCTGCGCAGGGCGGATTGGCTAGGATCCGGGACGTCCCCGGGGGGCTGGAGGCAAGAGTGCTGAACACGCCGGCCCGGGCCCCGGCCGCAGACATTCCGGTCCGGCGCGGCGAAAAGCCTGGGCTCCTGGCCCTCGCCGCGCTCGCCGTCCTCAGCCTCGCTTTCGTCGCCGGCTGCAGCGGCGGCACCAGCCAGACGGTCTCCGGCGCAGTGAAGGACAGCTCCTCCGCCGTTGCCACCGCCGGGATCGCCCTGCGGCAGGACATGGACGGCAAACTGACCCGCGCAGCAGCATCGACCACCCTTGACGATGAGCTCAAGGAGATCCAGACCAGCCGGAGCGCAATCCTGAAGCTCTCCCCGGCCACCCAGGGAGACCGCGAAACGCAGAAGCAGGCATTGGAGGTGCTGGACAAGTGCGCGGCGGGGTTCGCCACCGCCCGCGCCGCATTGGCAGCAAACGACGGCGGCACCCCCTCCCTCCCCGACGGTGACAAGGCGCTTGCGGACGCGCAGGACGCCCTCAAGCAGCTCGAAGGCAAGGTGGGGGACAAGTGAAACGGCTGCTCGGCGTCGCGCTCGGGATCCTGACCGCCATTGGCGGGTTCGTGGACATCGGGGACCTGGTGACCAACGCCGTCGTCGGTTCCCGCTTTGGCCTGTCCCTGGTGTGGGTGGTGGCTGTGGGCGTCGTGGGAATCATCCTGTTCGCGAACATGTCCGGCAGGGTTGCAGCGGTGTCAGGCCGGGCCACCTTCGAGGTGATCCGCGAGCGGCTGGGGCCACGGGCCGGGCTGGCCAATCTCTCGGCGTCGTTCCTGATCAACCTGATGACCGTCACCGCGGAGATCGGCGGCGTGGCCCTGGCCCTGCAGCTGGCCAGCAGCGTCTACTACCTGCTGTGGATTCCCGTGGCCGCCGTGGCGGTGTGGCTGGTGATCTGGCGGGTCCGGTTCTCCATCATGGAAAACGTCACAGGCCTGCTGGGGCTGACCCTGATGGTGTTCGCGGTGGCACTGTTCCTGCTCAAGCCCGACTGGGCGTCCCTTGCCGGGCAGCTGGCGCCGGCCGTGCCGCAGCAGGAAACGGTGTGGACGTACAGCTACTACGCCATCGCCCTCTTCGGTGCGGCCATGACCCCGTACGAGGTCTTTTTCTTCTCCTCCGGTGCCGTGGAGGAAGGATGGACGGTTAAGGATCTGATGCAGGAGCGGATCAACGTCCTGGTGGGGTTCCCGCTGGGTGGTTTGCTGTCCGTGGCCATCGCCGCGTGCGCCACTGTGGTCCTCCTTCCGGCCGGCATCTCGGTGACGTCGCTGTCCCAGGTCATCCTGCCCGTCGCCGAAGGGGCCGGGAAGCTTGGACTGGCGTTCGTCCTGGTGGGGATCGTCGCGGCAACCTTCGGTGCCGCCCTGGAAACCACCCTTTCCAGTGGGTACACACTGGCGCAGTTCTTCGGCTGGTCCTGGGGCAAGTTCCGCCGCCCGGCCGAGGCCGCCCGCTTCCACCTGGCCATGATTGTGTGCCTGCTGGTGGGGATGGCCGTGCTGGCCACCGGCGTGGACCCCGTGCTGGTGACCGAATACTCGGTGGTGTTCTCCGCGATTGCCCTGCCCCTGACGTACCTGCCCATCCTCATCGTGGCCAATGACCCCCAGTACATGCACGAGCATGTGAACGGGCGGGTGGTGAACGCGCTGGGCATGGTCTACCTGGTGATTATCCTGGTCGCCTCCATTGCCGCCATTCCCCTCATGATCGCCACAGGAGCCGGCTCATGACATCCACTCCCGGCCCGCTGACTCCCGCCCCCCAGGTCGCCGGGCGCATCCTGGATGCCCAGCTGCACCTCATGGACCGGCAGGTGCTGGACTACGACGGCGTCCCGGTCACCACCGTCGATGACCTCGAGGTGAGCGGGCCTGCTTTGGACGAGGACATCCCGGCGGGGACCCCGGCGCCGGTCATCACTGCGCTGCTGACGGGGTCGGTGCTGGGGACGCGCATCTTTGGCGGCAGGCCGCCGTCGTCCCGCCTGGTCCGCATCCCGTGGAAGGACGTGGCTGAAGTCGGCGTGGTGGTGCGGCTTGGCGTCAAGGGTGAGCCGCTGGACGCCAGCTGGGTGGAACGGTGGGTGCGGGACAAGATCATCGCGCGCATCCCGGGAGGCCGCCATGATCCTCGGTGACCTGCTGGGCACGCCCGTCCTGGACGCCGACGGCGGGCGGCTGGGCCGGGTGGCCGACGTCCGGTTCGTGCTGGACGGGACGCCGCACCAGCTGATGGCCGAACCGCGGCTGCTGGGGCTGGTGGTCGGCCCGCACAGCGCGGCTTCCTTCCTGGGGTACGAACGCAACGGCCTCACCCAGCCGCGCACCATTGCCCGGATCCTTCGGTGGCGGCACCGCGGATCGTTCCTGGTGCTGTGGGAGGACATCGCCATGGTGGGCGCCCGCTCCGTCCGCCTCCGTCCGGGGTTCACCCGTTACAGCACTGCCCTGGAGGGCGGCGAGCAGGCGTAATCCGGGCCTGAACAGGGGAGCGATTAGGTATGGGCCCAAATTCCTGTAGTGTTGAACCTGTTGTTGTGTTTATGCAGTTGGTAGTTCAGGCAGTACGCGCGGTCGAAAGTCCGTGTTCTTCTGAAGTAGCGGTTTTTGAACACCCCACGCCGGAGGGCCCGAAAGTCGGGACTTTCCCTCCACCTTCACGAAGGACAAAATAAATGGCTACTGGTACCGTCAAATGGTTTAACGCTGAAAAGGGCTTCGGCTTCATCTCCCCGGACGACTCCTCGCAGGACGTGTTCGCGCACTACTCCGCGATCAACTCCTCCGGCTTCCGCTCCCTCGAAGAGAACCAGAAGGTTTCCTTCGACACCGAGCAGGGCCCCAAGGGTCCCCAGGCCACCAACATCCAGGCTCTCTAATTTCCTAGGGATCCGGGACCGTTAGGTTTCCGAGCAGGGCTTGCCGTTCATCGGCAGGCCCTGCTTTTTGTTAACCCACGTGTGGCAGTTCTGCCCGGTCCAGTACTGCCTGACCGGCCCGTGACCGCATAAGCGGCGCTGGGCAACAACGGTTGTGCGGTCGACGGCCGCTTATGGCAAGGCGGTGCCCCTTTCGACGCTCTCGACATAATTCAGTTGAAGGAGCAATCTTGTAAGTGCGTACGTTTGCAGCGTGCCAAACCCACGCCCGCGGCGTCCGGAGAAAAATCCAACCTGCGCGGCACCAGTTGGGGTGGTGCATGTCCGGCACGAAAGTCGGCCGGCACCGGCTGCCCGCGCTCCCCGGCGTTGGCACCCGGCACCTTCACTTCACAATCAGTGGCCGGTTCGGCCAGTCATGCGATGGATTGGATCGGCTGCACTTGCACATCGGCCTTTGGCTGATTGCCGTTCAAGAGAGCGTCGCTATGAAGCACATTCGGGGAAACAATCCGAGATTCAAGAAACTGGCGTTTATTGTCGCGTTCGCCGTTGCCCTGCTGGCATCGATGGCTGCCGCAGGCCCGGCGTCTGCCAGCGGATGGGGGCACAGAACCTGGGAGGTCCTGGTGGGCTCTGAGTCCCATGACCAGGAGATCCAGGGCATGGCTTTCCTTCCCTCCGAGATCTTCATCAATGAGGGGGACACCATCAAATGGGAGGCTAACGCCGCAGAAATCCACACGGTGACATTCCTTGCGTCGGGACAGCCGCTGGAACCATTTAACCCGTTCGACGAAAATGAGCTGCTGAAGCGCGGAGGCGACAGCTACGACGGGCATTCCTACTACAACTCCGGCATCCTGGCCAATGTGGACGTGCCCGGCTTCCCTGACGCCACCAGCTACAGCTTGGCGTTCCCGCGTGAAGGCGACTTCACCTACTACTGCCTGGTCCACGGCGACGTGATGAAGGGGACCGTCCACGTCCGTGAACAGGGCACGGAGTACCCGTACAGCCAGGCTGACTACAACCGCTCTTCACGGGCGGAGGCGCGGTCCATCCTCCGGGACGGACACGAACTCGACCAGGAGCTGGCGGACCAAGCCAGCAACCATCGCGTGCTGGCAGGCAGTGACGACGGCGTGGCCATGGTCATGCGCTTTGTTCGGCCCATCGTGACGGTGCACGTTGGCGATACGGTCGTGTTCGCCAATACAGGAATGGGAGCTCCCCATACCGTGACCTTTGGCACTGAACCGGCGAATGTTTTTGCGCCTTCAGGAACCCCGGCGAATTTCACGGGTGGGGACCTGAACTCCGGGATCATCCCGCCCGGTGGTGAATTCACCGTGAAGTTCCAGGCGAAGGGCACCTTTAAGTACATCTGCGCACTCCATGACTACATGGGCATGGTGGGCAAGGTGAAAGTCGTCGACTGACGCCTGGTATTACTGCGGCCCGCCCGGGCGGTTGTCCTGGGCGGGCCATTTTTTGTTTAGCCAGGGATTTGTTTGGCCAGGGAGTAGTGGCGCGTCAGCGCAGCCCCATCGCCTCGCGGACCTCGTCGAGGATGTGGTGCATGGCCTGTTCCGCCGCCGCAGTGTCCCCGCCTGCCACGGCCGCGGCAACATCCTCGTGGGCCTTCAGTGCTTCGCTCCGTGGCTTGAACGGCATGAGGCCCTGCTTGGTACGGCTGGTCAGTACCTCGGCCACCATGCCCTCGAGCGCGCGGAACATCTCGTTGCCACAGCTGCGCAGCAGCAGTTGATGAAAGGCGATGTCGGCGGCCAGGAAGGACTGCAGGTCGCCGGCTTCACCCCGTCGGCGGAGGTCGGCCGCCAGTGATACCAGCTGGGCGCGCTCGGCCGCGCTGGCCCGGCGCGCCGCCCCGGCGGCGGCGATGGGTTCGACGGCGATGCGCAGCTCCGTCAGGCTGCTGTACTGCAGGTCCCGCCGGTCCGAAGCCAGGCGCCACCGGACCAGCTTGGGATCGAACACATTCCACAGCGACGGCTCCTGCACCACGATGCCCACGCGCCGCCGCGAGTAGACCAGGTTTATCGATTCCAGAACCTTCATCGTGTCGCGTGCAACAGTCCGGGAGATCCCGTACTCCTGCTGCAGCCCCTCAAGGGTAAGCCGGCTGCCGGGGGCAAGGTCCCCGGAGGCGATGGCCACACCGACTGCCTCGATAACCCGGCCCTGCGCGGCAGGCAAGGGCCCGCCGTCGTGCATCCCATCGCCGTCCCGGATTGTCGCCGTCGACATTCTTCCCCGCTCTCGTCACGCGCCACTGCGCCCTCCAAGAGTACCCGCCGAAGGAGCAAAGGTATGACTTGTGACACGAATAGATACTATCTATCGGAAGAAAAGGTGATACCTTATCGCTTGGCCTTGTTCAAAGCAGGCCAGCAGCGAGCTTCTTCGAAAGCCAAAGACGTCTTCTCTGGAGGTATGACATGCAGTATCCAGCCACGCATCTTGTGGTCATGGGCGTTGCCGGATCCGGCAAATCCACCCTGGCGGCAGCGCTGTCCCAGCAGTTGGGCTGGGCCTGCGCCGAAGCGGACGAGTTCCACCCGGAATCGAACATCGCCAAAATGACGCAGGGCATTCCCCTCCAGGACGAGGACCGCTGGCCCTGGCTGCAGGAGATCCGCGACTGGATGTCCGCCCAGGCTGCCGCCGGCACGAGCACGGTCCTCACTTGCTCCGCCCTCAAACGGAGCTACCGGCACCTGCTGTCCCAGGCCGCAGGCCGCGTTGTCTTCCTCCACCTCGACGGCGGTGCCGACCTGATCAGCCAGCGCATGCAGGGCAGGGAAGGGCACTTCATGCCGCCGACGCTCCTGCCCAGCCAGCTGGCCACCCTTGAGCCGCTCACCCAGGAAGAGCTCGAGTCAGGCAGCCTCCGCCTCGACATCGCACGCTCACCCGAAGAGCTGGTCGCCGTCGTCGTCAACGCCCTCAATCTCCCTTCCGGCCAGGCGCCCCAGGCGTCCTGACCCCCCCAATCCCCAACCCTGTTTCAAAGGAGAACCATGACCATCGAAGGATGGACCCAGACGCTGGGCGCAGGTCCGCTGCTGCTCATCGCCGCGGCAGCGATTCTTGTGCTGCTGTTCCTGATCATCCGGCTGCGGATGCACGCCTTGATCGCCCTGATCCTCATCAGCCTCGCCACGGCCTTCGCCACCGGGATCCCCGCCAACAAGGTGGTCCCGGTGCTGGTGGACGGCTTCGGCACCACCCTGGGGACGGTGGCGCTGCTGGTGGGCCTGGGCGCGATGCTCGGCCGGATCGTGGAGACCAGCGGCGGCGCCAAGGTCCTGGCGGATTACCTGATCGGCGTCTTCGGCGAAAAGCGTGCACCGTTCGCACTGGGCCTGGCCTCGCTGATCTTCGGCTTCCCCATCTTCTTCGACGCCGGCCTGGTGGTCATGCTGCCCGTGGTCTTCGCCGTCGCCCACCGCCTGGGCGGGGGAGTGCTGCGGTACGGCCTGCCCGCCGCCGGCGCCTTCTCGGTGATGCACATCTTCCTGCCGCCACATCCGGGCCCGGTCTCCGCCGCTGCCTTCTTCGACGCCAACATCGGCCTGGTCCTCATCGCCGGCCTCATCACCGCCATCCCCACCTGGTACGTCACCGCCTATCTCTACGGCCTGTACACCGGCAGGAAGCTGGTCCTTCCGGTCCCTGAGATCCTGGGCCACGCCAGTGCCGAGGCCGAGGCCCACCCGCCGAAGTTCCGCACCATCATCGGCCTGCTGCTCCTGCCGCTGGTGCTGATCTTCCTCAACACCGGCCTGAACACCCTTGCTTCCTCCGGTGTCCTGGACGAGTCCGTCAAGAAGCAACAGTGGTTCCAGGTCCTGCGGACCCTTGGCGAGACCCCGGTGGCGCTGCTGATCGCAGTGCTCGCTGCGCTGGTGGTGCTGGGCACGCGCCGCGGCCGCGACGCCGCCAGCATGGAGAAGCTGCTCGAATCCTCTTTGGGCCCGGTCTGCTCCGTCATCCTGATCACCGGCGCCGGCGGCATGTTCGGCGGCGTCCTGCGCACCTCGGGCATCGGCAAGGCCCTGGCGGACGTGCTGGGCAACGTGGGCATCCCGCTGATCCTGGCCGGCTTCCTGATCTCCGCCATCCTGCGCATCGCCCAGGGCTCGGCAACCGTCGCACTGACCACCACTGCCGGCCTGATTGCCCCGGCGGTTGCTGCCGGTGGCCTGAACGGAATGCAGGTCGCCGCCATGGTCATCGCCGTGGCCGCCGGCTCCGTGGTGGTGTCCCACGTCAACGACTCCGGCTTCTGGCTCGTGGGCCGCTTCTTCGGCATGGACGTCAAGACCACCCTGAAGACCTGGACCGTGATGGAAACCCTGATCGGCGTGATGGGCTTCGCGGTTGCCGCAGTCATCTTCCTGGTGGCCGGCGCGGCGGGCTGACCCCGACAAAGCAAAGCGACGGCGGGGCGGCTGGTGGGAACACCGGCCGCCCCGCCGTCGTTATGCCCGTTGGTGCGCCACGCCGGTGCGCCGCACGCCGACCAAAGGACACCCCTTGACTCCTCGCACCATCGTGATCACCGGCGCCAGCGACGGCATCGGAGCGGCAGCCGCACGGACGCTGGCCAAGGCAGGGGAACAAGTGGTCGTCGTGGGCCGTTCCGCAGAGAAGACCCGGGCCCTGGCCGGAGACATCGGCGCGGACCATTACCTGGCCGACTTTTCCGACCTCGCACAGGTGCGCGACCTCGCGGAGAAGCTGAAGGCCAACTACCCGCGCATCGACGTCCTGGCCAACAACGCCGGCGGCATCATGGGCAAGCGGACCCTCACCGTGGACGGCAACGAGTCCACGTTCCAGGTCAACCACCTGGCGCCGTTCCTGCTCACCAGCCTCCTCATGGACACGCTCACTGCCAGCAACGCGAAGGTGATCAACACCTCCAGCGCCGCCAACAACTTCGGTAAGCTGGACCTCTTCGACCTCACGGCCGAACACGGCTACAGCACCAACCGGGCCTACGGCACCGGCAAGCTGGCCAACATCCTGTTCACCTCCGAGCTGCACCGCCGCTTCCACGAAGAGGGGATAACGACGGCGGCGTTCCACCCCGGCGTGGTCCGCACCAACTTCGCGGCGGAGTCTTCAAGCCCCTTCCGGCACGTGTACACCACGCTCCTGAACCGCTTCATGCTCAGCCCTGACCAGGGTGCCGACACGATGCTGTGGCTCATCAACGGCACCGCCGGAACCGACTGGATCTCCGGCGCCTACTACGCCAAGCGTGCCCTGGCCAAGGCCAACCCCCAGGCGTACGACGCCGTGCTGGCGCGCGGGCTGTGGGAGAAGAGCGAGGAACTGGTCAAGGCGTTCGCCTGAGCAGGCTTTTATTCGCAGCCCACACCGTCGTGGTCCCTGTCCAGCCCGTAGATATCCTGGCCGATGACCTGGACCGGACCGCGGACGTAGGCTGGTCCGTTGCCGCTTCCGCCGGCGCAGTCCACGTCCGAGGCAATGGGGACGCAACCTGAATAGTTCGGGTCGCAGCCCGGATTGGTCCCCGGAACGGCTGGTGCCACGGGAGCCGGAGGGGCGGCGGCCTTCGCAGCCGCCTCCGCGGCTGCCTTTGCTGCCGCCTCCTGGGCCGCCTTCGCCTCGGCGGCCTGCTGGGCTGCTGCAGCTGCGGCGTCGGCAGCGGCCTTGTCCGCCGCGGCTTTATCAGCGGCAGCTTTGTCGGCGGCCGCTTTGTCTGCCGCGGCCTTCTCCGCAGCGGCCTTCTTCGCCGCCTCCGCAGCGGCGATTTTGTCGGTGATGCGCTTCGACTCCGCGGCCTCAAGCCACACGAGCACGCCGGTCTCATCCCTTGTGCACACATAGCTGGTGCTTGCACTGACCTGCTGGGCATTGACAGCCGTGCACGGTGTATTGGCAACGGGGGTATGGGTGGGTGTTGCCGTGGGAGTTGCGGAGGCAGCGTCGCTGGCCGGCCCGGCAGCGGAAGTCAGCGAGGCCTGGGGTGCGCCGCAGCCAGCCAGGAGAAGCACGACGGCGGCAGCAGCCCCGGCGCCCAGCGCCTTGTTGGGGACCTTCCGCAGCGAGGAGCCGGCTACGAATGGGTGTGGGTGACGGCGGGAATATGGCAGGGAAAAGTTGTGGAAGCCGGGCATAGTTGTCCCCCAAATGCGTGTGCTGGATGCGTTGGCACGGCCAGCGTAGCCTCGTCCGCCGCGGGAGAACGGGTTAAGCGCAAATCTTGATTTATTCCTTGGGCAACCCTAGGGGAGGGGCGTCAAGGTCACTTGCCGTCCTGCGACCCGCCGCGCGCGCCGTCATGCCTCGGGTTCGGGACAGACCCGCGGCTCTTGCCGTTGGGGCTGTAGGGGGCCATTCGCCGCGGAAGGAGCTCTTTGATGAGCTCGTTGACCGCGTGTGACACGAGGTCCCGTTCGTGGGTCGGCAGTTCGAGTGAACCATTCAGGTAGGCGTCAATCTCGTACTCACCGGCGGCACCGGTGAAGCTGAAGTAGCGCATCCACACGGCACTGAGCGTAATCCCGGCTTCTTTCATTGCTTCCCGGGTCGCCTGCGCCTGTTCCAGGGGCTGAGCGAATTCGTCCACAAAAGGCTCCTACCCGTCGGCCAGCCCGTTAACGATGCCGCGTGCTACCTCCTGCAACGGCTTGCCCTCTTCGCGGGACGAAGCCAGCATCACGTCCAGGGCTGCGCGGGAGCCCAGGTGCATCCGTTCGATCAGGATTCCCTGTGCTTGGGAGATCACGTCCCTGTTCGCCAGGGCCTCGCCGAGCTGCAAACCCAGCCGCTGCGTTGCTTCACGGTCACGCACATTTCCGAGCAGGACGGCGGCCGGGTTTGCGAGCCGTTCGATCAGGAAAACCGAATGGTCGTCGAACACCAGCGGCGACGGCGAATACACCTTGATGGCGCCGATGCGCCTTCCCTCTGTCGTCAGCGGGGCGCTGAGGACCGACCGCAGCGGGAGGTCCGCGATGGCTGCTATCCATTTGGGCCAGCGGGTCTCCTGCCTGGTGTCCTGGATGATGATGGCGCGCTGTTCGGCCCATGCGCTCAGGCACGGACCCTGGCCCAGCTCGTACTGCAGCCTGTCGGCCCGGAGCACCACGGGATCGGTGGCCCCGGCGCTTTCCCTCCGCCCGCGCGCGTTGATGATGGAAGCACCGGCTCCAGCAGCGCTCGGGATGGAGTCCCGGAGCACGTAGGACAGGGACTGTACGGCCTTGGACGCATTCTCCTCAGTGAGAAAGCCGCCGGCCGCCTGCCCAGTTAATCTGGCCAGCTCACTGGCCAGCGGTTGGGAGTTGTCCATCGTCAGTCACCTTTGCTGTTCCCGGTAGCGGGGCTGCCGCATGTGTTGGCCGCTGTCTTCCTAAGAGAGGCTGGAGCCGCACGCCTTCCCCCGGGTACCTTTACCAAAGACAGTAGTCCCTTCCGCCATGGATGCACCGGCCATGGATGCACCGGGCCGAAACGCACCAACTCAGCCCTGCCGTGCCAGTGCCTCGCCGATGATCCGGGCTCCCTCCGGGTAGGCGCCAGGGTTCGGGCCAGAGTAGTTGAGCCGGATGAAGGCTCCCGCCGGTTCGGCAGGGAACCACTCAGTGCCGGCGGCGATAATCACCCCCGCGTCGTCGCAGTCCCGCACCAGCCGGGGAAGATCCGTGCCGTCCGGCAGGCGCACCCACAAATTGAGCCCACCCTTGGGCAGGTTGTCGATGTGGGCCTGCGGCACGTGCTCGCGGAGGCTGGTGGCCAGCAGGTCCCGGCGCGACTGGAGCTGCTGGCGGAGGCTGCGCAGGTGTGTTTGCCAGCCGGGCTGGGTCACCACATCCAACGCCGCCGCCTGCAGCAACCCGCTCACGTACATTGACTCTGCGGCCCGGTGGCCCAGGATCCGTTCCCGGGCCGGTCCGCGCGCGATCACCGCAGCAACGCGGATGGCCGGGGAAACGCTCTTGGTCAGGGACCGGATGTACACCACATGGCCGGC
Encoded here:
- a CDS encoding Nramp family divalent metal transporter, encoding MKRLLGVALGILTAIGGFVDIGDLVTNAVVGSRFGLSLVWVVAVGVVGIILFANMSGRVAAVSGRATFEVIRERLGPRAGLANLSASFLINLMTVTAEIGGVALALQLASSVYYLLWIPVAAVAVWLVIWRVRFSIMENVTGLLGLTLMVFAVALFLLKPDWASLAGQLAPAVPQQETVWTYSYYAIALFGAAMTPYEVFFFSSGAVEEGWTVKDLMQERINVLVGFPLGGLLSVAIAACATVVLLPAGISVTSLSQVILPVAEGAGKLGLAFVLVGIVAATFGAALETTLSSGYTLAQFFGWSWGKFRRPAEAARFHLAMIVCLLVGMAVLATGVDPVLVTEYSVVFSAIALPLTYLPILIVANDPQYMHEHVNGRVVNALGMVYLVIILVASIAAIPLMIATGAGS
- a CDS encoding plastocyanin/azurin family copper-binding protein — its product is MKHIRGNNPRFKKLAFIVAFAVALLASMAAAGPASASGWGHRTWEVLVGSESHDQEIQGMAFLPSEIFINEGDTIKWEANAAEIHTVTFLASGQPLEPFNPFDENELLKRGGDSYDGHSYYNSGILANVDVPGFPDATSYSLAFPREGDFTYYCLVHGDVMKGTVHVREQGTEYPYSQADYNRSSRAEARSILRDGHELDQELADQASNHRVLAGSDDGVAMVMRFVRPIVTVHVGDTVVFANTGMGAPHTVTFGTEPANVFAPSGTPANFTGGDLNSGIIPPGGEFTVKFQAKGTFKYICALHDYMGMVGKVKVVD
- a CDS encoding FadR/GntR family transcriptional regulator, encoding MSTATIRDGDGMHDGGPLPAAQGRVIEAVGVAIASGDLAPGSRLTLEGLQQEYGISRTVARDTMKVLESINLVYSRRRVGIVVQEPSLWNVFDPKLVRWRLASDRRDLQYSSLTELRIAVEPIAAAGAARRASAAERAQLVSLAADLRRRGEAGDLQSFLAADIAFHQLLLRSCGNEMFRALEGMVAEVLTSRTKQGLMPFKPRSEALKAHEDVAAAVAGGDTAAAEQAMHHILDEVREAMGLR
- a CDS encoding PRC-barrel domain-containing protein, with the protein product MILGDLLGTPVLDADGGRLGRVADVRFVLDGTPHQLMAEPRLLGLVVGPHSAASFLGYERNGLTQPRTIARILRWRHRGSFLVLWEDIAMVGARSVRLRPGFTRYSTALEGGEQA
- a CDS encoding GAF and ANTAR domain-containing protein → MDNSQPLASELARLTGQAAGGFLTEENASKAVQSLSYVLRDSIPSAAGAGASIINARGRRESAGATDPVVLRADRLQYELGQGPCLSAWAEQRAIIIQDTRQETRWPKWIAAIADLPLRSVLSAPLTTEGRRIGAIKVYSPSPLVFDDHSVFLIERLANPAAVLLGNVRDREATQRLGLQLGEALANRDVISQAQGILIERMHLGSRAALDVMLASSREEGKPLQEVARGIVNGLADG
- a CDS encoding SDR family NAD(P)-dependent oxidoreductase; its protein translation is MTPRTIVITGASDGIGAAAARTLAKAGEQVVVVGRSAEKTRALAGDIGADHYLADFSDLAQVRDLAEKLKANYPRIDVLANNAGGIMGKRTLTVDGNESTFQVNHLAPFLLTSLLMDTLTASNAKVINTSSAANNFGKLDLFDLTAEHGYSTNRAYGTGKLANILFTSELHRRFHEEGITTAAFHPGVVRTNFAAESSSPFRHVYTTLLNRFMLSPDQGADTMLWLINGTAGTDWISGAYYAKRALAKANPQAYDAVLARGLWEKSEELVKAFA
- a CDS encoding SRPBCC family protein, yielding MHVTHQYREVVPNKRIVSGTSVGPTLTFTLEPVEAGTELTVEETLDIPAPLVRVPAQALFARWAETDIQGMVANVKSLVEAGMKASPESEAKFTQNLTWSGSVTIDAPLPQVFDLVRDPRVWLGPDVQISELKTTPEGVGTTFQAAWKVLGIPLKTTHEYTEFTRNERFTSKAALGPVFTVEVAPANGWTRLSMRSDVVPRNMAEAAVDALVMKISERSQTELLASIKATAEAQAR
- a CDS encoding gluconokinase codes for the protein MQYPATHLVVMGVAGSGKSTLAAALSQQLGWACAEADEFHPESNIAKMTQGIPLQDEDRWPWLQEIRDWMSAQAAAGTSTVLTCSALKRSYRHLLSQAAGRVVFLHLDGGADLISQRMQGREGHFMPPTLLPSQLATLEPLTQEELESGSLRLDIARSPEELVAVVVNALNLPSGQAPQAS
- a CDS encoding GntP family permease produces the protein MTIEGWTQTLGAGPLLLIAAAAILVLLFLIIRLRMHALIALILISLATAFATGIPANKVVPVLVDGFGTTLGTVALLVGLGAMLGRIVETSGGAKVLADYLIGVFGEKRAPFALGLASLIFGFPIFFDAGLVVMLPVVFAVAHRLGGGVLRYGLPAAGAFSVMHIFLPPHPGPVSAAAFFDANIGLVLIAGLITAIPTWYVTAYLYGLYTGRKLVLPVPEILGHASAEAEAHPPKFRTIIGLLLLPLVLIFLNTGLNTLASSGVLDESVKKQQWFQVLRTLGETPVALLIAVLAALVVLGTRRGRDAASMEKLLESSLGPVCSVILITGAGGMFGGVLRTSGIGKALADVLGNVGIPLILAGFLISAILRIAQGSATVALTTTAGLIAPAVAAGGLNGMQVAAMVIAVAAGSVVVSHVNDSGFWLVGRFFGMDVKTTLKTWTVMETLIGVMGFAVAAVIFLVAGAAG
- a CDS encoding cold-shock protein; protein product: MATGTVKWFNAEKGFGFISPDDSSQDVFAHYSAINSSGFRSLEENQKVSFDTEQGPKGPQATNIQAL
- a CDS encoding TfoX/Sxy family protein; the protein is MEMPKATEEEKERFRRVVPDHPGVVVKPMFGNLGAFVNGNMFAGLFGATIGVKLSREDKELLESSERTVPFGPADRPMGGYTGLPEVWNEEGDGDETRARAWAEKALAYVASLPPKEPKEPRGRKVLP